A stretch of Aerococcaceae bacterium zg-252 DNA encodes these proteins:
- the uxaC gene encoding glucuronate isomerase, which produces MAFIHDDFLLTSKTARHIYHEYAKHQPIFDYHCHLSPQLIAEDYHFDNITEIWLHGDHYKWRAMRANGVSEEKITGVASDEEKFSEWAKTVKSTVGNPLFHWTALELKRYFDIEDILSEDNWNEIYETANEKIKAEAISTQSLIKQSNVALIGTTDNPEDDLRYHEAIAADNGFNTKVVPSFRPDAATHIHQSRFIDLIKSLEAIVGKSISTYAHFLEVLKQRIDYFDERGTVASDHALETIVYEIVSDDEIESIFEKRLNEEVLTEREVRAYMTRVLLDLASYYHEKGWVMQLHFGALRNNNQYWYDKLGPDTGFDSIRDVGNDAVALNQFLNHLYSAQTLPKMILYPLNPTQFDVIACAATNFQSNEEGIKSKIQLGSGWWFNDTERGMLAQMKALADQGLLMNFVGMLTDSRSFLSYPRHEYFRRVLCQFIGEEVDNGKIPNDEGLLKELIENICYKNAERYFTKGV; this is translated from the coding sequence ATGGCTTTTATTCACGATGATTTTTTATTAACGAGTAAGACAGCTCGACATATATATCATGAATATGCAAAACATCAACCTATTTTTGATTATCATTGTCATTTATCACCACAATTAATTGCTGAAGATTATCATTTTGATAATATTACTGAAATCTGGTTGCATGGAGACCATTATAAATGGCGTGCTATGCGTGCGAATGGTGTTTCAGAAGAGAAGATTACAGGTGTAGCTTCTGATGAAGAAAAATTTAGCGAATGGGCTAAAACCGTAAAATCAACTGTTGGTAATCCATTATTCCATTGGACAGCGCTAGAGTTAAAACGCTATTTTGATATAGAGGATATATTATCAGAAGATAATTGGAATGAAATCTATGAAACGGCAAACGAAAAAATAAAAGCAGAAGCTATTTCGACTCAGTCTTTAATTAAACAATCAAATGTTGCTTTAATTGGAACAACGGATAATCCGGAAGATGATTTGCGTTATCATGAAGCGATTGCAGCAGATAACGGGTTCAATACTAAAGTTGTACCATCATTTAGACCAGATGCCGCTACGCATATTCATCAATCCCGCTTTATTGATTTGATAAAATCACTGGAAGCGATAGTGGGAAAAAGTATTTCAACTTATGCTCATTTTCTCGAAGTGCTAAAACAACGCATTGACTATTTCGATGAGCGTGGAACAGTAGCCTCTGACCATGCTTTAGAGACCATCGTTTATGAAATTGTAAGTGATGATGAAATAGAATCTATTTTCGAGAAAAGGTTGAATGAAGAAGTTTTAACTGAGAGAGAAGTGCGTGCTTATATGACTCGAGTGCTATTAGATTTGGCATCGTATTATCATGAAAAGGGCTGGGTAATGCAACTGCATTTTGGAGCTCTTCGTAATAATAATCAATATTGGTATGATAAGTTAGGTCCAGATACTGGTTTTGATAGTATTCGTGATGTGGGTAATGATGCAGTTGCTTTAAATCAATTTCTTAATCATTTATATTCAGCGCAAACACTACCAAAAATGATTTTATATCCATTAAATCCGACTCAATTTGACGTGATTGCATGTGCTGCAACGAATTTTCAATCGAATGAAGAAGGAATTAAATCTAAAATCCAGCTAGGTTCAGGTTGGTGGTTTAATGATACAGAGAGAGGAATGCTTGCGCAAATGAAAGCGTTGGCTGATCAAGGGTTATTGATGAACTTTGTAGGGATGTTAACGGACTCTAGAAGTTTCTTATCGTATCCACGGCATGAATATTTCCGTCGCGTGTTATGTCAATTTATTGGTGAAGAGGTAGATAATGGTAA
- a CDS encoding tagaturonate epimerase family protein: MEIIKYFEQSRNKVEEVEIVTVLTKEGIFLEVTGEGAVYDEFEGEDIEPGRKIAPTNHANRLVLNRYFDYTNPRAFGTSISTIGLGDRLGLAGFGQLQAVSDLKIRPILAQQSIRELDLTERKFEDVLDAAAFAVYQAGYTKGFGADGDHLKLEKDIEYAIGVGMSMLTLDCSDYIDNEVPEYSLEMLEEKYVELVDEAIRQHYEETYLNRIFDVEGQVIEFSREALLYNAVQYHRAIEYMIHVYNTYVKTVDRAIDFEISIDETMTVTSPESHFFVANELHHHDVVVTSLAPRFVGEFQKGIDYIGEVEAFETDFDAHARIARHFGYKVSVHSGSDKFSVFPVVAKCTNGLFHVKTAGTNWLEAVRLVAQKDPKFFREMYAFADEHFPEAQKYYHITPDLSKIKPIDTVGDEELPEYLNDDNARQLLHVTYGLLLTEKDVEGNYVFKNRFYQLMHEHLEDYAALLADHIGKHLSKLDVPEE, translated from the coding sequence ATGGAAATTATTAAGTATTTTGAACAATCACGAAATAAGGTTGAAGAAGTTGAAATTGTAACAGTGTTAACGAAAGAGGGTATTTTTTTAGAAGTGACCGGTGAAGGTGCTGTTTACGATGAGTTTGAAGGAGAAGATATTGAGCCAGGACGAAAAATAGCACCAACCAATCATGCCAATCGCTTAGTATTGAATCGTTATTTCGACTACACAAATCCTCGTGCGTTTGGGACAAGTATTTCAACGATAGGTTTAGGCGACCGTCTTGGATTAGCTGGTTTTGGTCAATTACAAGCAGTATCTGATTTAAAAATACGTCCAATTTTAGCCCAACAAAGTATTCGCGAACTTGATTTAACTGAACGTAAGTTTGAGGATGTATTAGATGCAGCAGCATTTGCGGTTTACCAAGCAGGTTATACTAAAGGATTCGGTGCGGATGGTGACCATTTAAAATTGGAAAAAGATATTGAATACGCCATTGGAGTCGGCATGTCAATGTTAACATTAGATTGCTCAGATTACATCGATAATGAAGTGCCTGAGTATTCATTAGAGATGTTAGAAGAAAAATACGTAGAGTTAGTTGATGAAGCAATACGTCAGCATTATGAAGAAACGTATTTGAATCGAATATTTGATGTAGAAGGACAAGTTATTGAATTTAGCCGTGAAGCGTTATTGTATAACGCTGTTCAATATCATCGTGCTATCGAGTATATGATTCATGTCTATAATACATATGTTAAAACAGTTGATCGTGCGATTGACTTTGAAATTTCAATTGATGAAACAATGACTGTTACCTCCCCAGAGTCACATTTCTTTGTAGCGAACGAATTGCATCACCATGATGTAGTTGTAACAAGTTTAGCACCACGGTTTGTAGGTGAGTTTCAAAAAGGAATTGACTATATTGGAGAAGTAGAAGCATTTGAAACAGATTTTGATGCACATGCACGTATTGCACGACATTTTGGCTATAAGGTAAGTGTTCATTCTGGAAGCGATAAATTCAGTGTGTTTCCCGTAGTAGCAAAATGTACAAATGGACTGTTCCATGTTAAAACAGCTGGAACAAATTGGTTAGAAGCAGTGCGCTTAGTTGCACAAAAAGATCCAAAATTCTTTAGAGAAATGTATGCTTTTGCAGATGAACATTTTCCCGAAGCGCAGAAATATTATCATATTACACCTGATTTATCAAAAATTAAACCTATTGACACGGTGGGTGATGAAGAATTGCCTGAATACTTAAATGACGATAATGCACGTCAATTATTACATGTCACCTATGGCTTGTTATTAACTGAAAAAGATGTTGAAGGCAATTATGTATTTAAAAATCGATTCTATCAATTGATGCATGAACACTTAGAAGATTATGCAGCATTGCTAGCAGATCATATTGGAAAACATTTAAGCAAACTAGATGTACCGGAGGAGTAA
- a CDS encoding glycoside hydrolase family 88 protein: protein MLKDKERILSLAEKSVRAIMQKFTPQELPPAGRFHYHQSVFLMGAYDVYKITKKQEYLEYIIAYFNNIIDENGNFEYRREELDTLQVGFLLFDLFEITQDQRYVIALKKLAAMIDTLNMTTEYGFWHKDKYPYQMWLDGLFMAGPFMLRAAKFFHRPELIQQVLYQERLMRKHMFDSTTGLPYHAWDEKRQQPWANEETGCSPEFWGRSVGWYGAALHDILTELEGGEYGQHHLEQSIREYVESILAFKDSQKHVWYQIVDKGEREDNWIESSSTALYIYTIAKAISKGYISTEFESVLDDALTGMIKEFIVEEEVIAHLNGICIGTSAGVYDYYVNRPQSEDDLHGVGTYLFALMACYHLQIEE from the coding sequence ATGTTAAAAGATAAAGAAAGAATATTGTCATTAGCAGAAAAATCGGTTCGAGCGATTATGCAAAAATTTACGCCGCAAGAATTGCCGCCTGCTGGACGTTTCCATTATCATCAAAGCGTCTTTTTGATGGGGGCATATGACGTATATAAAATAACAAAAAAACAGGAATACTTAGAATATATCATTGCTTATTTCAATAACATTATTGATGAGAATGGTAATTTTGAATATCGTCGCGAAGAATTAGACACACTGCAAGTGGGCTTTTTATTATTTGACTTGTTTGAAATTACACAAGACCAACGTTATGTGATTGCACTCAAAAAATTAGCAGCAATGATTGACACATTAAACATGACAACAGAATACGGATTTTGGCATAAGGATAAGTATCCGTACCAAATGTGGCTAGATGGATTATTTATGGCAGGACCGTTTATGCTACGAGCTGCTAAGTTTTTTCATCGACCTGAATTAATCCAACAAGTGTTATATCAAGAGCGTCTAATGCGCAAACATATGTTTGATTCGACAACAGGGTTACCGTATCATGCTTGGGATGAAAAACGACAACAACCATGGGCGAATGAAGAAACAGGTTGTTCCCCAGAATTTTGGGGTCGTTCTGTTGGTTGGTACGGTGCTGCGTTGCATGATATTTTAACAGAATTGGAAGGTGGAGAATACGGTCAACATCATTTGGAACAAAGTATTCGAGAGTATGTTGAAAGTATTCTAGCATTTAAAGATTCACAAAAGCATGTTTGGTATCAAATTGTTGATAAAGGTGAACGAGAAGATAACTGGATTGAGAGTTCATCAACAGCACTGTATATCTATACAATCGCCAAAGCAATCAGCAAAGGCTATATTAGCACGGAATTTGAATCAGTGTTAGACGACGCTTTAACAGGAATGATTAAAGAATTTATTGTCGAAGAAGAGGTTATTGCACATTTGAATGGAATTTGTATCGGAACGTCTGCCGGGGTATATGATTACTACGTAAACCGCCCACAATCAGAAGATGATTTGCATGGTGTAGGGACCTATTTATTTGCTCTTATGGCGTGTTACCATTTGCAAATTGAAGAATAA
- a CDS encoding SDR family oxidoreductase encodes MTKLTQFKDKVVVVTGAGGVLCGFLAREFAKAGAKVALLDLNEEAAQAQADEIIQAGGIAKAYKVNVLEKENLEEVRQAVLADLGATDILINGAGGNNPKATTDNEFHEVELPEGTKSFFELDKAGIEFVFNLNYLGTLLPTQVFARDMVGRPGANIINISSMNAYMPLTKIPAYSGAKAAISNFTQWLAVHFSKVGIRCNAIAPGFLVTNQNRSLLFDEEGNPTARANKILNNTPMGRFGEAEELVGGMFFLADENLASFVNGVVIPIDGGFSAYSGV; translated from the coding sequence ATGACAAAGTTAACTCAATTCAAAGATAAAGTAGTGGTTGTTACAGGAGCAGGCGGTGTGTTATGTGGTTTTTTAGCAAGAGAATTTGCTAAAGCCGGCGCAAAAGTAGCGTTATTGGACTTAAATGAGGAAGCAGCTCAGGCACAAGCAGACGAAATTATACAAGCTGGTGGTATCGCTAAAGCGTATAAAGTAAATGTGCTAGAAAAGGAAAATTTAGAAGAAGTAAGACAGGCTGTTTTAGCTGATTTAGGAGCAACTGATATATTAATTAATGGAGCAGGTGGCAATAATCCTAAGGCTACCACAGATAATGAATTCCATGAAGTTGAATTACCAGAAGGAACGAAGAGCTTCTTTGAGCTAGATAAAGCAGGTATTGAATTTGTTTTTAACTTGAATTATTTAGGCACCTTATTACCAACTCAAGTATTTGCACGCGATATGGTAGGACGCCCAGGTGCAAATATTATCAATATCTCAAGTATGAATGCTTATATGCCGTTAACAAAGATTCCAGCATATTCTGGAGCCAAAGCAGCGATTAGTAACTTTACTCAATGGTTAGCTGTACATTTTTCAAAAGTAGGAATTCGTTGTAATGCGATTGCACCTGGATTTTTAGTGACAAATCAAAACCGCTCACTGTTATTTGATGAAGAGGGGAATCCAACAGCACGCGCAAATAAAATTTTGAATAATACACCGATGGGGCGTTTTGGGGAAGCGGAAGAATTAGTAGGTGGAATGTTCTTCTTAGCAGATGAAAACTTAGCGAGTTTTGTTAATGGGGTAGTTATTCCTATTGATGGTGGTTTCTCCGCATATTCGGGCGTGTAG
- a CDS encoding mannonate dehydratase — MKMTFRWYGEDDPVTLENIRQIPTMRGIVSAIYDVPVGEVWSRERIRQLKDTIEANGLELSVIESVPVHEDIKLGRNTRDKLIANYIQTIRNLAAEGVYTVCYNFMPVFDWTRTDLAYRYPDGSTALIFDEEVSKKMDPVNGELSLPGWDASYTKEGMKAVMDAYATIDEETLWENLNYFIQRVIPVAEEVKVKLAIHPDDPPYSIFGLPRIITGKEAVARFLDLYDSEYNGVTLCVGSYASTPENDALDILRYALGRNRVNFMHARNIKLEEGKSFKETAHPSEYGSIDMFEVVKALHDYNWQGAIRPDHGRMIWGETGRPGYGLYDRALGATYLSGLWEAIDKLS; from the coding sequence ATGAAAATGACATTTAGATGGTACGGAGAAGATGATCCAGTTACGTTAGAAAACATCCGACAAATTCCAACTATGCGTGGGATTGTCTCTGCTATTTATGATGTGCCGGTTGGTGAAGTGTGGTCTAGAGAAAGAATTAGACAATTAAAAGATACGATTGAAGCTAATGGATTAGAATTATCAGTCATTGAAAGTGTACCGGTGCATGAAGATATTAAGTTAGGTCGTAATACAAGAGATAAATTAATTGCTAATTATATTCAAACCATCCGTAATTTAGCAGCAGAAGGTGTATACACAGTATGTTATAACTTTATGCCTGTGTTTGATTGGACACGGACAGATTTGGCCTATCGCTATCCAGATGGTTCCACAGCGCTTATTTTTGATGAAGAAGTATCCAAAAAGATGGACCCTGTAAATGGCGAATTGTCATTGCCAGGCTGGGATGCTTCCTATACAAAAGAAGGTATGAAAGCTGTAATGGATGCATATGCAACTATTGATGAAGAAACATTATGGGAAAACTTAAATTACTTTATTCAGCGAGTAATACCAGTGGCTGAAGAAGTAAAAGTAAAATTAGCAATTCATCCCGATGATCCGCCGTACTCAATTTTTGGTTTACCACGGATTATTACTGGTAAAGAGGCTGTCGCACGATTTTTAGATTTATACGATAGTGAGTATAATGGTGTAACTTTATGTGTTGGTTCATACGCTTCCACACCTGAAAATGATGCGCTCGATATTTTACGTTATGCTTTAGGACGTAATCGCGTGAATTTTATGCATGCTCGTAATATAAAATTAGAAGAAGGTAAATCATTTAAAGAGACAGCGCACCCTTCAGAATACGGCTCTATTGACATGTTTGAAGTAGTAAAAGCGTTACATGATTATAACTGGCAAGGCGCAATTCGCCCAGATCACGGAAGAATGATTTGGGGAGAAACAGGACGTCCCGGATACGGTTTATATGATCGAGCTTTAGGGGCAACGTATTTATCTGGATTGTGGGAAGCGATTGATAAGCTAAGTTAA
- a CDS encoding MATE family efflux transporter, with translation MKRNSVNILTESIFNALFKLSLPIVVGNIAQTLYGLVDVYWLGKLGSLELAAVTLSNPIVQMLVNIGMGLSTATSILISQAIGRKDEIQVKSILNHVFILIVVGCGSILLLVGIFIKPILVLLGATGDIIQLSMHYLLIVFIGIEIHFVTNIYVALQNSMGNAKISFYANVIGLFINLIISPILIVQLNLSVVGAGAASLIARLIPGLLFIPRLFKHTNRFYIQFSNWRLSWKRVKDILKIAFPLSLGGATIQLGFMVMGREVIQYGNVAMAAYGIGNRISSLVTIPSNSIGNALTIIVGQNFGAGYFGRIKKAYRQAMFFSVAYLLVMGLILAWQPVTHWVSAIFIQDNATLQLAIDYVRILALYCFANGFYNTTMAVFNGVSKPVYSVIVDICRIWIFRIISLKLYSLIFGKSIRVVWYSVVFSNGLAATVIVLLYLMVLQQKFKDSNRVIK, from the coding sequence TTGAAACGTAATAGTGTAAATATATTAACAGAGTCGATATTTAATGCTCTGTTTAAACTATCTTTGCCGATTGTTGTTGGAAATATTGCACAAACATTATATGGATTGGTGGACGTTTATTGGCTCGGGAAATTAGGGTCATTAGAGTTAGCAGCTGTAACCTTATCGAATCCAATCGTACAAATGTTGGTTAATATTGGAATGGGATTAAGTACTGCAACAAGTATATTAATTTCTCAGGCCATTGGACGTAAAGATGAAATACAGGTAAAAAGTATTTTGAATCATGTGTTTATTTTAATTGTAGTTGGATGTGGAAGTATTTTATTATTGGTAGGTATTTTTATAAAGCCAATCTTGGTTTTATTGGGTGCTACAGGAGATATCATACAATTGTCAATGCACTATTTATTAATAGTTTTTATTGGAATTGAAATTCACTTTGTGACGAATATATACGTTGCATTACAAAATTCGATGGGAAATGCCAAAATATCATTTTATGCAAATGTAATTGGATTGTTTATTAATTTGATTATTTCACCAATTTTGATTGTCCAATTGAATTTATCGGTTGTGGGGGCGGGCGCTGCTTCATTAATTGCACGCTTAATACCAGGCTTGCTGTTTATTCCAAGATTATTTAAGCATACTAATCGTTTTTATATTCAGTTTTCAAACTGGCGTTTATCTTGGAAACGTGTAAAAGATATTCTTAAAATAGCATTCCCACTTTCTTTAGGAGGTGCGACAATTCAATTGGGATTTATGGTAATGGGACGTGAAGTGATTCAATATGGAAATGTTGCGATGGCAGCATATGGAATCGGAAATCGGATTAGTAGTCTAGTTACTATACCATCCAACTCAATTGGTAATGCTTTAACAATTATTGTCGGTCAAAATTTTGGTGCAGGATATTTTGGACGAATAAAAAAGGCTTATCGACAGGCAATGTTTTTTTCAGTAGCTTATTTACTGGTTATGGGCTTGATATTAGCGTGGCAGCCAGTAACGCATTGGGTATCCGCAATCTTTATTCAAGACAATGCGACCTTACAATTAGCTATAGACTATGTTCGTATTTTGGCGCTATATTGTTTTGCCAATGGTTTTTATAATACTACGATGGCAGTATTTAATGGTGTATCTAAACCAGTATATTCAGTAATAGTAGACATATGTCGAATTTGGATTTTTCGGATTATTTCATTGAAGCTATACAGTTTGATATTCGGAAAGAGTATTCGTGTTGTTTGGTATAGTGTGGTCTTCAGTAATGGTTTAGCAGCTACTGTAATTGTTTTACTCTACTTGATGGTATTGCAACAAAAATTTAAAGATTCGAATAGAGTAATTAAATAA
- a CDS encoding helix-turn-helix domain-containing protein, whose protein sequence is MRKNRLFYQIFIPILTLASISIIIISTFFSFRSSQRMQQILDLSLRDNLQQLIYNIENDLTLLESTLTAFSTSSSYNQIVSNPLLPSNVTDYKSMLDQIQYLEALNGDNNVTYSITSLDGKWSIQNGSLRQLNDNQLSNFKTQVDAINLSTRQIKWQNENGKITFTAYLPYFSRNKNSIAQGSINERTLLQSVDPDSIDNLAILNKSGEWLLTLENFPMSSTELLKTIQETNRSFGILNIGKHNYYFSQNKSNNRYYVIQYDTLVTQIRNENNPLLLLLFSGLAILLISITSFSVAKSVATPITRLTNSIANLSIGKDITNQDDLKYLSDSFEALISEQQQFSEFYENDKAILKNQFIIKLLNNQVSSHALQNRLSLFEYETQQHMMYYVLISKLDYLRNSDNPSVDLWYFGINKLIEETIDPQFIFETTLLNNETQVTILNIDTNTFENSKTKALAIAQDIMAKVSELLKLQVSIGMSRGYNSLDQSHIAYKEAQQALQQKQNFDDSTVVTIEDVAPKGSDLLLSFYPEDVEERIQEEILVGNLDKAKDSLNHFFNRLQEYATNSVTVEIASIRLINNLFMLNQQLGLNRVKEIQAQKNSSIYQRITEFPNIKYIKLLIEKELISPIIMENQENTDTIFKTLSNEIKDTIKQNYDLDITLESIADELHYNPNYLSNIFKKEVGVSFTDYLNNYRLKMAKKLLVETDMPIKDIAEKLRYTNSQNFIRFFKKNEGTTPGAYRQGNK, encoded by the coding sequence ATGAGAAAAAACCGCTTATTTTATCAAATATTTATTCCTATTTTAACACTGGCATCGATATCCATCATTATCATTTCCACCTTTTTCTCGTTCCGTTCTTCACAAAGAATGCAACAAATTTTAGATTTATCGCTTCGAGATAATTTACAACAACTCATTTATAACATTGAAAATGATTTAACATTATTAGAGAGTACATTAACAGCTTTTAGTACATCCAGTAGCTACAATCAAATTGTTTCTAATCCGTTATTACCAAGTAATGTGACAGATTATAAATCTATGCTCGACCAAATTCAGTATTTAGAAGCGTTAAATGGAGACAATAATGTAACTTACAGCATCACCAGTCTTGACGGCAAATGGAGTATTCAAAATGGTTCATTGCGTCAACTAAACGATAATCAATTATCTAATTTTAAAACACAAGTAGATGCTATAAACTTATCCACACGCCAAATAAAATGGCAAAATGAAAATGGCAAAATTACATTTACTGCCTATTTACCTTATTTTTCTCGAAATAAAAATTCAATCGCTCAAGGTAGTATTAATGAACGCACATTACTACAATCTGTTGACCCAGACTCAATCGATAATCTCGCAATACTAAACAAATCTGGAGAATGGCTATTAACACTTGAAAACTTCCCAATGAGTTCAACTGAATTGCTAAAAACCATTCAAGAAACTAATCGGTCATTTGGAATACTTAATATTGGAAAGCATAATTATTATTTCTCACAAAACAAATCCAATAATCGTTATTATGTTATCCAATACGACACACTAGTTACTCAGATAAGAAATGAAAATAACCCATTATTATTGCTGCTATTCAGTGGTTTGGCAATTTTATTGATTAGTATTACTTCATTCTCAGTAGCTAAAAGTGTCGCTACCCCTATCACCCGATTAACTAATTCAATTGCTAATTTGTCCATCGGCAAAGACATTACTAATCAAGATGATTTGAAATACTTATCTGACTCATTTGAGGCTCTTATTTCAGAGCAGCAACAATTTTCAGAATTTTATGAAAATGATAAAGCTATCTTAAAAAATCAATTTATTATTAAATTACTAAACAACCAAGTATCCAGCCATGCATTACAAAATCGCTTAAGTCTCTTCGAATACGAAACACAGCAACATATGATGTATTATGTTTTAATCTCAAAATTAGATTATTTGCGTAATAGTGATAATCCTTCAGTTGACTTATGGTACTTTGGTATTAATAAATTAATCGAAGAAACAATTGACCCACAATTTATATTCGAAACTACCTTACTCAATAATGAAACACAAGTGACCATTCTTAATATTGATACGAATACTTTCGAAAATTCTAAAACAAAAGCCTTAGCTATTGCTCAAGATATTATGGCTAAAGTTTCTGAATTATTGAAATTACAAGTGAGTATCGGCATGAGTAGAGGGTATAACTCCCTTGACCAGTCGCACATTGCATACAAGGAAGCACAACAAGCTTTACAACAAAAACAAAATTTTGATGACAGTACGGTTGTAACCATCGAAGATGTAGCACCTAAGGGCTCTGACTTACTCTTATCATTTTATCCAGAAGATGTCGAAGAACGTATTCAAGAAGAAATTCTAGTTGGAAATTTGGATAAAGCAAAAGATTCGCTGAATCACTTCTTTAATCGTCTACAAGAATATGCTACAAATTCCGTAACCGTTGAGATAGCTTCTATTCGACTGATAAACAATTTGTTTATGCTGAATCAACAACTAGGACTCAATCGCGTCAAAGAAATTCAAGCACAAAAAAATAGTAGTATTTATCAGCGTATCACTGAATTTCCTAATATAAAATATATCAAGTTATTAATCGAAAAAGAATTAATTTCACCAATTATTATGGAAAACCAAGAAAATACAGATACTATCTTTAAAACATTATCTAACGAAATAAAGGATACAATTAAACAAAATTATGATTTAGATATTACGCTTGAGTCTATCGCTGATGAGTTACACTATAACCCTAACTATTTAAGTAACATCTTTAAAAAAGAAGTGGGCGTATCTTTTACTGATTATTTAAACAACTATCGCTTAAAAATGGCAAAAAAACTATTAGTAGAAACCGATATGCCAATTAAAGATATTGCCGAAAAACTTCGCTACACAAATTCACAAAACTTTATTCGTTTCTTTAAAAAGAACGAAGGAACCACTCCAGGTGCTTATCGTCAAGGCAATAAATAA
- a CDS encoding pectin esterase, whose translation MIVGLSGIADFRTITEALAYFGENPKVKRELILLEGTYEERLVIQIDNLSMIGIGNVQIVAGRYAQELDENGDMIGTFATPTVYIESENARFENITFVNNAGPGELVGQAVTVFVHADNVLFENCRFCGYQDTLCIGPLPAKQASGKDFPRKNSRRYFEQYRVLFNQCYIEGTIDYIFGGGNAIFHQCEIKSLARINPQDVGYVTAASTPKDKAYGFTFYQCWFTKEEGAQNVYLGRPWRQYAFTEMIDCSFDDHINYQGWSDWPQHTPTVDEVRYRETYSDSQWIKQVAYIRPRWVVVESRQWTLSELIEHRF comes from the coding sequence ATGATTGTGGGATTGAGCGGTATAGCTGACTTTAGGACAATTACTGAAGCATTGGCATACTTTGGTGAAAATCCAAAAGTGAAAAGAGAATTAATTCTTTTAGAAGGAACCTATGAAGAACGTTTAGTTATTCAAATAGATAATTTGTCGATGATTGGAATAGGAAATGTTCAAATAGTTGCGGGAAGATATGCACAAGAATTAGATGAAAATGGGGATATGATTGGGACATTTGCTACACCTACAGTTTATATTGAAAGTGAAAATGCACGATTTGAAAATATTACATTTGTTAATAACGCGGGGCCAGGAGAATTAGTAGGACAGGCAGTTACGGTGTTTGTTCATGCAGATAATGTATTATTTGAGAACTGTCGATTTTGTGGCTATCAAGATACGTTGTGTATTGGGCCTTTACCGGCTAAACAAGCAAGTGGGAAAGATTTTCCGAGAAAAAATAGTAGAAGATATTTTGAACAATATCGTGTATTATTTAATCAATGCTATATTGAGGGGACGATAGACTATATTTTTGGCGGCGGCAATGCGATATTCCATCAATGTGAAATTAAAAGTTTGGCTCGTATCAATCCACAAGATGTAGGATATGTTACTGCTGCTTCGACGCCGAAGGACAAAGCGTATGGCTTTACCTTTTATCAATGTTGGTTTACAAAAGAAGAAGGAGCTCAAAATGTCTATTTGGGTAGACCGTGGCGGCAATATGCATTTACAGAAATGATTGATTGTTCATTTGATGACCATATCAATTATCAAGGCTGGTCAGATTGGCCGCAACATACACCTACTGTTGATGAAGTACGTTATCGGGAGACATATAGTGATTCACAATGGATAAAACAGGTAGCATACATACGACCACGATGGGTAGTAGTTGAATCAAGACAATGGACTTTATCAGAACTGATTGAACACCGATTTTAA